A portion of the Pan troglodytes isolate AG18354 chromosome 10, NHGRI_mPanTro3-v2.0_pri, whole genome shotgun sequence genome contains these proteins:
- the IKZF4 gene encoding zinc finger protein Eos isoform X9, whose product MYSDEESSRLLGPDERLLEKDDSVIVEDSLSEPLGYCDGSGPEPHSPGGIRLPNGKLKCDVCGMVCIGPNVLMVHKRSHTGERPFHCNQCGASFTQKGNLLRHIKLHSGEKPFKCPFCNYACRRRDALTGHLRTHSVSSPTVGKPYKCNYCGRSYKQQSTLEEHKERCHNYLQSLSTEAQALAGQPGDEIRDLEMVPDSMLHSSSERPTFIDRLANSLTKRKRSTPQKFVGEKQMRFSLSDLPYDVNSGGYEKDVELVAHHSLEPGFGSSLAFVGAEHLRPLRLPPTNCISELTPVISSVYTQMQPLPGRLELPGSREAGEGPEDLADGGPLLYRPRGPLTDPGASPSNGCQDSTDTESNHEDRVAGVVSLPQGPPPQPPPTIVVGRHSPAYAKEDPKPQEGLLRGTPGPSKEVLRVVGESGEPVKAFKCEHCRILFLDHVMFTIHMGCHGFRDPFECNICGYHSQDRYEFSSHIVRGEHKVG is encoded by the exons ATGTACAGCGATGAGGAGTCAAGCAGACTGCTGGGGCCAGATGAGCGGCTCCTGGAAAAGGACGACAGCGTGATTGTGGAAGATTCATTGTCTGAGCCCCTGGGCTACTGTGATGGGAGTGGGCCAGAGCCTCACTCCCCTGGGGGCATCCGGCTGCCCAATGGCAAGCTCAAGTGTGACGTCTGCGGCATGGTCTGTATTGGACCCAACGTGCTCATGGTGCACAAGCGCAGTCACACTG GTGAAAGGCCCTTCCATTGCAACCAGTGTGGTGCCTCCTTCACCCAGAAGGGGAACCTGCTGCGCCACATCAAGCTGCACTCTGGGGAGAAGCCCTTTAAATGTCCCTTCTGCAACTATGCCTGCCGCCGGCGTGATGCACTCACTGGTCACCTCCGCACACACTCAG TCTCCTCTCCCACAGTGGGCAAGCCCTACAAGTGTAACTACTGTGGCCGGAGCTACAAACAGCAGAGTACCCTGGAGGAGCACAAGGAGCGGTGCCATAACTACCTACAGAGTCTCAGCACTGAAGCCCAAGCTTTGGCTGGCCAACCAG GTGACGAAATACGTGACCTGGAGATGGTGCCAGACTCCATGCTGCACTCATCCTCTGAGCGGCCAACTTTCATCGATCGTCTGGCCAATAGCCTCACCAAACGCAAGCGTTCCACACCCCAGAAGTTTGTAG GCGAAAAGCAGATGCGCTTCAGCCTCTCAGACCTCCCCTATGATGTGAACTCGGGTGGCTATGAAAAGGATGTGGAGTTGGTGGCACACCACAGCCTAGAGCCTGGCTTTGGAAGTTCCCTGGCCTTTGTGGGTGCAGAGCATCTGCGTCCCCTCCGCCTTCCACCCACCAATTGCATCTCAGAACTCACGCCTGTCATCAGCTCTGTCTACACCCAGATGCAGCCCCTCCCTGGTCGACTGGAGCTTCCAGGATCCCGAGAAGCAGGTGAGGGACCTGAGGACCTGGCTGATGGAGGTCCCCTCCTCTACCGGCCCCGAGGCCCCCTGACTGACCCTGGGGCATCCCCCAGCAATGGCTGCCAGGACTCCACAGACACAGAAAGCAACCACGAAGATCGGGTTGCGGGGGTGGTATCCCTCCCTCAgggtcccccaccccagccacctcCCACCATTGTGGTGGGCCGGCACAGTCCTGCCTATGCCAAAGAGGACCCCAAGCCACAGGAGGGGTTATTGCGGGGCACCCCAGGCCCCTCCAAGGAAGTGCTTCGGGTGGTGGGCGAGAGTGGTGAGCCTGTGAAGGCCTTCAAGTGTGAGCACTGCCGTATCCTCTTCCTGGACCACGTCATGTTCACTATCCACATGGGCTGCCATGGCTTCAGAGACCCTTTTGAGTGCAACATCTGTGGTTATCACAGCCAGGACCGGTACGAATTCTCTTCCCACATTGTCCGGGGGGAGCATAAGGTGGGCTAG
- the IKZF4 gene encoding zinc finger protein Eos isoform X5 — protein sequence MDIEDCNGRSYMSGSGDSSLEKEFLGAPVGPSVSTPNSQHSSPSRSLSANSIKVEMYSDEESSRLLGPDERLLEKDDSVIVEDSLSEPLGYCDGSGPEPHSPGGIRLPNGKLKCDVCGMVCIGPNVLMVHKRSHTGERPFHCNQCGASFTQKGNLLRHIKLHSGEKPFKCPFCNYACRRRDALTGHLRTHSVSSPTVGKPYKCNYCGRSYKQQSTLEEHKERCHNYLQSLSTEAQALAGQPGDEIRDLEMVPDSMLHSSSERPTFIDRLANSLTKRKRSTPQKFVGEKQMRFSLSDLPYDVNSGGYEKDVELVAHHSLEPGFGSSLAFVGAEHLRPLRLPPTNCISELTPVISSVYTQMQPLPGRLELPGSREAGEGPEDLADGGPLLYRPRGPLTDPGASPSNGCQDSTDTESNHEDRVAGVVSLPQGPPPQPPPTIVVGRHSPAYAKEDPKPQEGLLRGTPGPSKEVLRVVGESGEPVKAFKCEHCRILFLDHVMFTIHMGCHGFRDPFECNICGYHSQDRYEFSSHIVRGEHKVG from the exons GTAGCGGGGACTCATCTCTGGAGAAGGAGTTCCTCGGGGCCCCAGTGGGGCCCTCGGTGAGCACCCCCAACAGCCAGCACTCTTCTCCTAGCCGCTCACTCAGTG CCAACTCCATCAAGGTGGAGATGTACAGCGATGAGGAGTCAAGCAGACTGCTGGGGCCAGATGAGCGGCTCCTGGAAAAGGACGACAGCGTGATTGTGGAAGATTCATTGTCTGAGCCCCTGGGCTACTGTGATGGGAGTGGGCCAGAGCCTCACTCCCCTGGGGGCATCCGGCTGCCCAATGGCAAGCTCAAGTGTGACGTCTGCGGCATGGTCTGTATTGGACCCAACGTGCTCATGGTGCACAAGCGCAGTCACACTG GTGAAAGGCCCTTCCATTGCAACCAGTGTGGTGCCTCCTTCACCCAGAAGGGGAACCTGCTGCGCCACATCAAGCTGCACTCTGGGGAGAAGCCCTTTAAATGTCCCTTCTGCAACTATGCCTGCCGCCGGCGTGATGCACTCACTGGTCACCTCCGCACACACTCAG TCTCCTCTCCCACAGTGGGCAAGCCCTACAAGTGTAACTACTGTGGCCGGAGCTACAAACAGCAGAGTACCCTGGAGGAGCACAAGGAGCGGTGCCATAACTACCTACAGAGTCTCAGCACTGAAGCCCAAGCTTTGGCTGGCCAACCAG GTGACGAAATACGTGACCTGGAGATGGTGCCAGACTCCATGCTGCACTCATCCTCTGAGCGGCCAACTTTCATCGATCGTCTGGCCAATAGCCTCACCAAACGCAAGCGTTCCACACCCCAGAAGTTTGTAG GCGAAAAGCAGATGCGCTTCAGCCTCTCAGACCTCCCCTATGATGTGAACTCGGGTGGCTATGAAAAGGATGTGGAGTTGGTGGCACACCACAGCCTAGAGCCTGGCTTTGGAAGTTCCCTGGCCTTTGTGGGTGCAGAGCATCTGCGTCCCCTCCGCCTTCCACCCACCAATTGCATCTCAGAACTCACGCCTGTCATCAGCTCTGTCTACACCCAGATGCAGCCCCTCCCTGGTCGACTGGAGCTTCCAGGATCCCGAGAAGCAGGTGAGGGACCTGAGGACCTGGCTGATGGAGGTCCCCTCCTCTACCGGCCCCGAGGCCCCCTGACTGACCCTGGGGCATCCCCCAGCAATGGCTGCCAGGACTCCACAGACACAGAAAGCAACCACGAAGATCGGGTTGCGGGGGTGGTATCCCTCCCTCAgggtcccccaccccagccacctcCCACCATTGTGGTGGGCCGGCACAGTCCTGCCTATGCCAAAGAGGACCCCAAGCCACAGGAGGGGTTATTGCGGGGCACCCCAGGCCCCTCCAAGGAAGTGCTTCGGGTGGTGGGCGAGAGTGGTGAGCCTGTGAAGGCCTTCAAGTGTGAGCACTGCCGTATCCTCTTCCTGGACCACGTCATGTTCACTATCCACATGGGCTGCCATGGCTTCAGAGACCCTTTTGAGTGCAACATCTGTGGTTATCACAGCCAGGACCGGTACGAATTCTCTTCCCACATTGTCCGGGGGGAGCATAAGGTGGGCTAG
- the IKZF4 gene encoding zinc finger protein Eos isoform X6 has translation MESLFCESSGDSSLEKEFLGAPVGPSVSTPNSQHSSPSRSLSANSIKVEMYSDEESSRLLGPDERLLEKDDSVIVEDSLSEPLGYCDGSGPEPHSPGGIRLPNGKLKCDVCGMVCIGPNVLMVHKRSHTGERPFHCNQCGASFTQKGNLLRHIKLHSGEKPFKCPFCNYACRRRDALTGHLRTHSVSSPTVGKPYKCNYCGRSYKQQSTLEEHKERCHNYLQSLSTEAQALAGQPGDEIRDLEMVPDSMLHSSSERPTFIDRLANSLTKRKRSTPQKFVGEKQMRFSLSDLPYDVNSGGYEKDVELVAHHSLEPGFGSSLAFVGAEHLRPLRLPPTNCISELTPVISSVYTQMQPLPGRLELPGSREAGEGPEDLADGGPLLYRPRGPLTDPGASPSNGCQDSTDTESNHEDRVAGVVSLPQGPPPQPPPTIVVGRHSPAYAKEDPKPQEGLLRGTPGPSKEVLRVVGESGEPVKAFKCEHCRILFLDHVMFTIHMGCHGFRDPFECNICGYHSQDRYEFSSHIVRGEHKVG, from the exons GTAGCGGGGACTCATCTCTGGAGAAGGAGTTCCTCGGGGCCCCAGTGGGGCCCTCGGTGAGCACCCCCAACAGCCAGCACTCTTCTCCTAGCCGCTCACTCAGTG CCAACTCCATCAAGGTGGAGATGTACAGCGATGAGGAGTCAAGCAGACTGCTGGGGCCAGATGAGCGGCTCCTGGAAAAGGACGACAGCGTGATTGTGGAAGATTCATTGTCTGAGCCCCTGGGCTACTGTGATGGGAGTGGGCCAGAGCCTCACTCCCCTGGGGGCATCCGGCTGCCCAATGGCAAGCTCAAGTGTGACGTCTGCGGCATGGTCTGTATTGGACCCAACGTGCTCATGGTGCACAAGCGCAGTCACACTG GTGAAAGGCCCTTCCATTGCAACCAGTGTGGTGCCTCCTTCACCCAGAAGGGGAACCTGCTGCGCCACATCAAGCTGCACTCTGGGGAGAAGCCCTTTAAATGTCCCTTCTGCAACTATGCCTGCCGCCGGCGTGATGCACTCACTGGTCACCTCCGCACACACTCAG TCTCCTCTCCCACAGTGGGCAAGCCCTACAAGTGTAACTACTGTGGCCGGAGCTACAAACAGCAGAGTACCCTGGAGGAGCACAAGGAGCGGTGCCATAACTACCTACAGAGTCTCAGCACTGAAGCCCAAGCTTTGGCTGGCCAACCAG GTGACGAAATACGTGACCTGGAGATGGTGCCAGACTCCATGCTGCACTCATCCTCTGAGCGGCCAACTTTCATCGATCGTCTGGCCAATAGCCTCACCAAACGCAAGCGTTCCACACCCCAGAAGTTTGTAG GCGAAAAGCAGATGCGCTTCAGCCTCTCAGACCTCCCCTATGATGTGAACTCGGGTGGCTATGAAAAGGATGTGGAGTTGGTGGCACACCACAGCCTAGAGCCTGGCTTTGGAAGTTCCCTGGCCTTTGTGGGTGCAGAGCATCTGCGTCCCCTCCGCCTTCCACCCACCAATTGCATCTCAGAACTCACGCCTGTCATCAGCTCTGTCTACACCCAGATGCAGCCCCTCCCTGGTCGACTGGAGCTTCCAGGATCCCGAGAAGCAGGTGAGGGACCTGAGGACCTGGCTGATGGAGGTCCCCTCCTCTACCGGCCCCGAGGCCCCCTGACTGACCCTGGGGCATCCCCCAGCAATGGCTGCCAGGACTCCACAGACACAGAAAGCAACCACGAAGATCGGGTTGCGGGGGTGGTATCCCTCCCTCAgggtcccccaccccagccacctcCCACCATTGTGGTGGGCCGGCACAGTCCTGCCTATGCCAAAGAGGACCCCAAGCCACAGGAGGGGTTATTGCGGGGCACCCCAGGCCCCTCCAAGGAAGTGCTTCGGGTGGTGGGCGAGAGTGGTGAGCCTGTGAAGGCCTTCAAGTGTGAGCACTGCCGTATCCTCTTCCTGGACCACGTCATGTTCACTATCCACATGGGCTGCCATGGCTTCAGAGACCCTTTTGAGTGCAACATCTGTGGTTATCACAGCCAGGACCGGTACGAATTCTCTTCCCACATTGTCCGGGGGGAGCATAAGGTGGGCTAG
- the IKZF4 gene encoding zinc finger protein Eos isoform X7: MESLFCESNGDSSLEKEFLGAPVGPSVSTPNSQHSSPSRSLSANSIKVEMYSDEESSRLLGPDERLLEKDDSVIVEDSLSEPLGYCDGSGPEPHSPGGIRLPNGKLKCDVCGMVCIGPNVLMVHKRSHTGERPFHCNQCGASFTQKGNLLRHIKLHSGEKPFKCPFCNYACRRRDALTGHLRTHSVSSPTVGKPYKCNYCGRSYKQQSTLEEHKERCHNYLQSLSTEAQALAGQPGDEIRDLEMVPDSMLHSSSERPTFIDRLANSLTKRKRSTPQKFVGEKQMRFSLSDLPYDVNSGGYEKDVELVAHHSLEPGFGSSLAFVGAEHLRPLRLPPTNCISELTPVISSVYTQMQPLPGRLELPGSREAGEGPEDLADGGPLLYRPRGPLTDPGASPSNGCQDSTDTESNHEDRVAGVVSLPQGPPPQPPPTIVVGRHSPAYAKEDPKPQEGLLRGTPGPSKEVLRVVGESGEPVKAFKCEHCRILFLDHVMFTIHMGCHGFRDPFECNICGYHSQDRYEFSSHIVRGEHKVG, from the exons CGGGGACTCATCTCTGGAGAAGGAGTTCCTCGGGGCCCCAGTGGGGCCCTCGGTGAGCACCCCCAACAGCCAGCACTCTTCTCCTAGCCGCTCACTCAGTG CCAACTCCATCAAGGTGGAGATGTACAGCGATGAGGAGTCAAGCAGACTGCTGGGGCCAGATGAGCGGCTCCTGGAAAAGGACGACAGCGTGATTGTGGAAGATTCATTGTCTGAGCCCCTGGGCTACTGTGATGGGAGTGGGCCAGAGCCTCACTCCCCTGGGGGCATCCGGCTGCCCAATGGCAAGCTCAAGTGTGACGTCTGCGGCATGGTCTGTATTGGACCCAACGTGCTCATGGTGCACAAGCGCAGTCACACTG GTGAAAGGCCCTTCCATTGCAACCAGTGTGGTGCCTCCTTCACCCAGAAGGGGAACCTGCTGCGCCACATCAAGCTGCACTCTGGGGAGAAGCCCTTTAAATGTCCCTTCTGCAACTATGCCTGCCGCCGGCGTGATGCACTCACTGGTCACCTCCGCACACACTCAG TCTCCTCTCCCACAGTGGGCAAGCCCTACAAGTGTAACTACTGTGGCCGGAGCTACAAACAGCAGAGTACCCTGGAGGAGCACAAGGAGCGGTGCCATAACTACCTACAGAGTCTCAGCACTGAAGCCCAAGCTTTGGCTGGCCAACCAG GTGACGAAATACGTGACCTGGAGATGGTGCCAGACTCCATGCTGCACTCATCCTCTGAGCGGCCAACTTTCATCGATCGTCTGGCCAATAGCCTCACCAAACGCAAGCGTTCCACACCCCAGAAGTTTGTAG GCGAAAAGCAGATGCGCTTCAGCCTCTCAGACCTCCCCTATGATGTGAACTCGGGTGGCTATGAAAAGGATGTGGAGTTGGTGGCACACCACAGCCTAGAGCCTGGCTTTGGAAGTTCCCTGGCCTTTGTGGGTGCAGAGCATCTGCGTCCCCTCCGCCTTCCACCCACCAATTGCATCTCAGAACTCACGCCTGTCATCAGCTCTGTCTACACCCAGATGCAGCCCCTCCCTGGTCGACTGGAGCTTCCAGGATCCCGAGAAGCAGGTGAGGGACCTGAGGACCTGGCTGATGGAGGTCCCCTCCTCTACCGGCCCCGAGGCCCCCTGACTGACCCTGGGGCATCCCCCAGCAATGGCTGCCAGGACTCCACAGACACAGAAAGCAACCACGAAGATCGGGTTGCGGGGGTGGTATCCCTCCCTCAgggtcccccaccccagccacctcCCACCATTGTGGTGGGCCGGCACAGTCCTGCCTATGCCAAAGAGGACCCCAAGCCACAGGAGGGGTTATTGCGGGGCACCCCAGGCCCCTCCAAGGAAGTGCTTCGGGTGGTGGGCGAGAGTGGTGAGCCTGTGAAGGCCTTCAAGTGTGAGCACTGCCGTATCCTCTTCCTGGACCACGTCATGTTCACTATCCACATGGGCTGCCATGGCTTCAGAGACCCTTTTGAGTGCAACATCTGTGGTTATCACAGCCAGGACCGGTACGAATTCTCTTCCCACATTGTCCGGGGGGAGCATAAGGTGGGCTAG
- the IKZF4 gene encoding zinc finger protein Eos isoform X4, producing the protein MTAVPLTSRNPRFLEGSGDSSLEKEFLGAPVGPSVSTPNSQHSSPSRSLSANSIKVEMYSDEESSRLLGPDERLLEKDDSVIVEDSLSEPLGYCDGSGPEPHSPGGIRLPNGKLKCDVCGMVCIGPNVLMVHKRSHTGERPFHCNQCGASFTQKGNLLRHIKLHSGEKPFKCPFCNYACRRRDALTGHLRTHSVSSPTVGKPYKCNYCGRSYKQQSTLEEHKERCHNYLQSLSTEAQALAGQPGDEIRDLEMVPDSMLHSSSERPTFIDRLANSLTKRKRSTPQKFVGEKQMRFSLSDLPYDVNSGGYEKDVELVAHHSLEPGFGSSLAFVGAEHLRPLRLPPTNCISELTPVISSVYTQMQPLPGRLELPGSREAGEGPEDLADGGPLLYRPRGPLTDPGASPSNGCQDSTDTESNHEDRVAGVVSLPQGPPPQPPPTIVVGRHSPAYAKEDPKPQEGLLRGTPGPSKEVLRVVGESGEPVKAFKCEHCRILFLDHVMFTIHMGCHGFRDPFECNICGYHSQDRYEFSSHIVRGEHKVG; encoded by the exons GTAGCGGGGACTCATCTCTGGAGAAGGAGTTCCTCGGGGCCCCAGTGGGGCCCTCGGTGAGCACCCCCAACAGCCAGCACTCTTCTCCTAGCCGCTCACTCAGTG CCAACTCCATCAAGGTGGAGATGTACAGCGATGAGGAGTCAAGCAGACTGCTGGGGCCAGATGAGCGGCTCCTGGAAAAGGACGACAGCGTGATTGTGGAAGATTCATTGTCTGAGCCCCTGGGCTACTGTGATGGGAGTGGGCCAGAGCCTCACTCCCCTGGGGGCATCCGGCTGCCCAATGGCAAGCTCAAGTGTGACGTCTGCGGCATGGTCTGTATTGGACCCAACGTGCTCATGGTGCACAAGCGCAGTCACACTG GTGAAAGGCCCTTCCATTGCAACCAGTGTGGTGCCTCCTTCACCCAGAAGGGGAACCTGCTGCGCCACATCAAGCTGCACTCTGGGGAGAAGCCCTTTAAATGTCCCTTCTGCAACTATGCCTGCCGCCGGCGTGATGCACTCACTGGTCACCTCCGCACACACTCAG TCTCCTCTCCCACAGTGGGCAAGCCCTACAAGTGTAACTACTGTGGCCGGAGCTACAAACAGCAGAGTACCCTGGAGGAGCACAAGGAGCGGTGCCATAACTACCTACAGAGTCTCAGCACTGAAGCCCAAGCTTTGGCTGGCCAACCAG GTGACGAAATACGTGACCTGGAGATGGTGCCAGACTCCATGCTGCACTCATCCTCTGAGCGGCCAACTTTCATCGATCGTCTGGCCAATAGCCTCACCAAACGCAAGCGTTCCACACCCCAGAAGTTTGTAG GCGAAAAGCAGATGCGCTTCAGCCTCTCAGACCTCCCCTATGATGTGAACTCGGGTGGCTATGAAAAGGATGTGGAGTTGGTGGCACACCACAGCCTAGAGCCTGGCTTTGGAAGTTCCCTGGCCTTTGTGGGTGCAGAGCATCTGCGTCCCCTCCGCCTTCCACCCACCAATTGCATCTCAGAACTCACGCCTGTCATCAGCTCTGTCTACACCCAGATGCAGCCCCTCCCTGGTCGACTGGAGCTTCCAGGATCCCGAGAAGCAGGTGAGGGACCTGAGGACCTGGCTGATGGAGGTCCCCTCCTCTACCGGCCCCGAGGCCCCCTGACTGACCCTGGGGCATCCCCCAGCAATGGCTGCCAGGACTCCACAGACACAGAAAGCAACCACGAAGATCGGGTTGCGGGGGTGGTATCCCTCCCTCAgggtcccccaccccagccacctcCCACCATTGTGGTGGGCCGGCACAGTCCTGCCTATGCCAAAGAGGACCCCAAGCCACAGGAGGGGTTATTGCGGGGCACCCCAGGCCCCTCCAAGGAAGTGCTTCGGGTGGTGGGCGAGAGTGGTGAGCCTGTGAAGGCCTTCAAGTGTGAGCACTGCCGTATCCTCTTCCTGGACCACGTCATGTTCACTATCCACATGGGCTGCCATGGCTTCAGAGACCCTTTTGAGTGCAACATCTGTGGTTATCACAGCCAGGACCGGTACGAATTCTCTTCCCACATTGTCCGGGGGGAGCATAAGGTGGGCTAG
- the IKZF4 gene encoding zinc finger protein Eos isoform X3: MSVLNICPFCSPHFPLRPGAPSLSPASCGRQAVMLLPSGLDKGSGDSSLEKEFLGAPVGPSVSTPNSQHSSPSRSLSANSIKVEMYSDEESSRLLGPDERLLEKDDSVIVEDSLSEPLGYCDGSGPEPHSPGGIRLPNGKLKCDVCGMVCIGPNVLMVHKRSHTGERPFHCNQCGASFTQKGNLLRHIKLHSGEKPFKCPFCNYACRRRDALTGHLRTHSVSSPTVGKPYKCNYCGRSYKQQSTLEEHKERCHNYLQSLSTEAQALAGQPGDEIRDLEMVPDSMLHSSSERPTFIDRLANSLTKRKRSTPQKFVGEKQMRFSLSDLPYDVNSGGYEKDVELVAHHSLEPGFGSSLAFVGAEHLRPLRLPPTNCISELTPVISSVYTQMQPLPGRLELPGSREAGEGPEDLADGGPLLYRPRGPLTDPGASPSNGCQDSTDTESNHEDRVAGVVSLPQGPPPQPPPTIVVGRHSPAYAKEDPKPQEGLLRGTPGPSKEVLRVVGESGEPVKAFKCEHCRILFLDHVMFTIHMGCHGFRDPFECNICGYHSQDRYEFSSHIVRGEHKVG; this comes from the exons ATGTCTGTCCTGAACATCTGTCCCTTCTGCAGCCCCCATTTTCCTCTCCGCCCTGGCGCACCCAGCCTCAGCCCTGCTTCCTGTGGACGTCAGGCAGTGATGCTCTTGCCCTCAGGCCTAGATAAAG GTAGCGGGGACTCATCTCTGGAGAAGGAGTTCCTCGGGGCCCCAGTGGGGCCCTCGGTGAGCACCCCCAACAGCCAGCACTCTTCTCCTAGCCGCTCACTCAGTG CCAACTCCATCAAGGTGGAGATGTACAGCGATGAGGAGTCAAGCAGACTGCTGGGGCCAGATGAGCGGCTCCTGGAAAAGGACGACAGCGTGATTGTGGAAGATTCATTGTCTGAGCCCCTGGGCTACTGTGATGGGAGTGGGCCAGAGCCTCACTCCCCTGGGGGCATCCGGCTGCCCAATGGCAAGCTCAAGTGTGACGTCTGCGGCATGGTCTGTATTGGACCCAACGTGCTCATGGTGCACAAGCGCAGTCACACTG GTGAAAGGCCCTTCCATTGCAACCAGTGTGGTGCCTCCTTCACCCAGAAGGGGAACCTGCTGCGCCACATCAAGCTGCACTCTGGGGAGAAGCCCTTTAAATGTCCCTTCTGCAACTATGCCTGCCGCCGGCGTGATGCACTCACTGGTCACCTCCGCACACACTCAG TCTCCTCTCCCACAGTGGGCAAGCCCTACAAGTGTAACTACTGTGGCCGGAGCTACAAACAGCAGAGTACCCTGGAGGAGCACAAGGAGCGGTGCCATAACTACCTACAGAGTCTCAGCACTGAAGCCCAAGCTTTGGCTGGCCAACCAG GTGACGAAATACGTGACCTGGAGATGGTGCCAGACTCCATGCTGCACTCATCCTCTGAGCGGCCAACTTTCATCGATCGTCTGGCCAATAGCCTCACCAAACGCAAGCGTTCCACACCCCAGAAGTTTGTAG GCGAAAAGCAGATGCGCTTCAGCCTCTCAGACCTCCCCTATGATGTGAACTCGGGTGGCTATGAAAAGGATGTGGAGTTGGTGGCACACCACAGCCTAGAGCCTGGCTTTGGAAGTTCCCTGGCCTTTGTGGGTGCAGAGCATCTGCGTCCCCTCCGCCTTCCACCCACCAATTGCATCTCAGAACTCACGCCTGTCATCAGCTCTGTCTACACCCAGATGCAGCCCCTCCCTGGTCGACTGGAGCTTCCAGGATCCCGAGAAGCAGGTGAGGGACCTGAGGACCTGGCTGATGGAGGTCCCCTCCTCTACCGGCCCCGAGGCCCCCTGACTGACCCTGGGGCATCCCCCAGCAATGGCTGCCAGGACTCCACAGACACAGAAAGCAACCACGAAGATCGGGTTGCGGGGGTGGTATCCCTCCCTCAgggtcccccaccccagccacctcCCACCATTGTGGTGGGCCGGCACAGTCCTGCCTATGCCAAAGAGGACCCCAAGCCACAGGAGGGGTTATTGCGGGGCACCCCAGGCCCCTCCAAGGAAGTGCTTCGGGTGGTGGGCGAGAGTGGTGAGCCTGTGAAGGCCTTCAAGTGTGAGCACTGCCGTATCCTCTTCCTGGACCACGTCATGTTCACTATCCACATGGGCTGCCATGGCTTCAGAGACCCTTTTGAGTGCAACATCTGTGGTTATCACAGCCAGGACCGGTACGAATTCTCTTCCCACATTGTCCGGGGGGAGCATAAGGTGGGCTAG